The Fusobacterium sp. DD2 genome contains a region encoding:
- the murA gene encoding UDP-N-acetylglucosamine 1-carboxyvinyltransferase, with the protein MVEAFKVTGGKEIKGVLEVEGSKNSALPIMIGTLVEKGTYILRNVPNLMDIRTLVKLLESLGLIVEKLDNNTYKIENNGLTSLVAAYDLVKKMRASFLVMGPMLAHCKKARVSLPGGCAIGARPVDLHLKGFEALGAKIEIDHGYVNAEAEELIGNKIILDFPSVGATENIIMAAVKAKGVTILENAAREPEIEDLCNFFNDMGANITGVGTGTLRIQGVEKLYPGEHTIIPDRIVAGTFIIASVMFDGKIEVKGVRKDHLEGFLMKLEEMGVKFEIEGDTLRVLSKLKDIHGEKVTTMPYPGFPTDLQSPIMTLMCLAQGNSEIKETIFENRFMHVPELNRMGAKIDINGNIATIKGIDEFSSAEVMASDLRAGASLILAALKAKGVSIVNRIYHVDRGYENLELRLKEIGADIERIKVEV; encoded by the coding sequence ATGGTAGAAGCTTTTAAGGTAACAGGTGGGAAAGAGATCAAAGGAGTGTTGGAAGTAGAAGGATCTAAAAACTCTGCTCTTCCAATAATGATAGGGACTCTAGTGGAAAAAGGGACTTACATTTTAAGAAATGTTCCTAATTTAATGGACATCAGAACTCTTGTAAAACTACTGGAGAGTCTGGGCCTCATAGTTGAAAAACTTGATAACAATACATATAAAATAGAAAATAATGGTCTTACAAGTTTAGTAGCTGCTTATGATCTCGTAAAAAAAATGAGAGCTTCATTTTTAGTAATGGGTCCTATGCTTGCACATTGTAAAAAAGCAAGAGTATCTCTTCCAGGAGGGTGTGCAATTGGAGCAAGACCTGTTGATCTTCATCTGAAGGGATTTGAAGCCTTAGGAGCTAAAATTGAGATAGATCATGGTTATGTTAATGCAGAGGCTGAAGAACTTATTGGAAATAAGATAATACTTGATTTTCCAAGTGTTGGAGCAACTGAAAATATAATTATGGCTGCTGTAAAAGCAAAGGGTGTTACAATTCTTGAAAATGCAGCAAGAGAACCGGAAATTGAAGACCTTTGTAACTTCTTTAATGATATGGGAGCTAACATAACTGGGGTGGGAACAGGAACTCTTAGAATTCAGGGAGTGGAAAAACTATATCCAGGAGAGCATACAATTATTCCAGATAGAATAGTAGCTGGAACATTTATCATAGCTTCTGTAATGTTTGATGGAAAGATAGAGGTAAAAGGTGTAAGAAAAGATCATCTTGAAGGTTTTTTAATGAAACTTGAAGAGATGGGAGTAAAATTTGAGATAGAGGGAGACACTTTAAGAGTCCTTTCAAAACTTAAAGATATACATGGAGAAAAGGTAACTACAATGCCTTATCCAGGATTCCCAACAGATCTTCAATCACCTATAATGACACTTATGTGTTTAGCTCAAGGTAACAGTGAGATTAAAGAGACAATTTTTGAAAATAGATTTATGCACGTTCCTGAACTGAATAGAATGGGAGCAAAAATAGATATAAATGGAAATATAGCAACAATAAAGGGGATTGACGAATTTTCATCAGCAGAGGTTATGGCAAGTGACTTAAGAGCTGGAGCGTCACTTATACTTGCAGCACTTAAAGCTAAAGGTGTAAGTATTGTAAATAGAATCTATCATGTGGATAGAGGATATGAAAATCTTGAACTTAGATTAAAAGAGATTGGTGCAGATATAGAGAGAATTAAAGTAGAGGTGTAG
- the rlmB gene encoding 23S rRNA (guanosine(2251)-2'-O)-methyltransferase RlmB: MEKIIGVNPAIEVLQNKEKTIEKVELYKGARDEKINQIKRLASKRNIKIFYTDKKRENSQGVVVFVSDYDYYVDFGAFLEKIAPMEKSIVLILDEVQDPRNFGALIRSAEVFGVKGIIIPERNAVRINETVVKTSTGAIEYVDIVKVTNISEAIKRLKTLDYWVYGAEGEEGAHDYSKEKYPSRTALVLGSEGNGMRKKVKESCDVLIKIPMHGKINSLNVSVAGGIILSEIVKSFE, translated from the coding sequence ATGGAAAAAATAATAGGAGTAAACCCGGCAATAGAGGTACTTCAAAATAAGGAAAAAACAATAGAAAAGGTAGAATTATATAAAGGTGCCAGAGATGAGAAGATAAATCAGATAAAGAGATTGGCATCTAAAAGAAATATAAAGATATTCTATACAGATAAAAAGAGAGAGAATTCTCAAGGTGTAGTAGTATTTGTAAGTGATTATGATTACTATGTGGATTTTGGAGCTTTTTTGGAAAAAATTGCACCTATGGAGAAAAGTATAGTCCTCATACTGGATGAGGTACAGGACCCAAGAAACTTTGGAGCACTTATTAGAAGTGCTGAAGTATTTGGTGTAAAAGGGATAATTATCCCAGAAAGAAATGCAGTTAGAATCAACGAAACTGTAGTTAAGACATCTACAGGTGCTATAGAGTATGTAGATATAGTAAAAGTTACTAATATTTCTGAAGCTATAAAGAGACTTAAAACTTTGGATTACTGGGTATATGGTGCTGAAGGAGAAGAGGGAGCACATGACTACTCTAAGGAAAAATATCCAAGTAGAACAGCTCTTGTATTAGGAAGCGAAGGAAATGGAATGAGAAAGAAAGTTAAAGAGAGTTGTGATGTATTAATCAAAATACCTATGCATG
- a CDS encoding DUF1694 domain-containing protein, with protein sequence MDESLVTKASQVKINFLKTQAERSFYLNEYKENVSMALTEDQLNSSLVYQGIIDEMKKDTTAYIKMRRDIPLKNLKPYILEAEKSKVRYTLVDALDLQGNIALVVVTKEPFDSNDRQIVLEDIGEKFEKAGLSREYIRFFGQKICDKHYNLIAEKLPQYKDRFQRLTFIDRLFGKDCPICKLEKEKNR encoded by the coding sequence GTGGATGAAAGTTTGGTAACTAAAGCTAGTCAAGTAAAAATTAATTTTTTAAAGACACAGGCTGAAAGATCTTTTTACTTAAATGAATACAAAGAAAATGTTTCAATGGCACTTACTGAAGATCAGCTTAATTCTAGCTTAGTATATCAAGGAATAATTGATGAGATGAAAAAAGATACAACTGCGTATATTAAGATGAGAAGAGATATTCCTCTCAAAAATCTCAAGCCCTACATACTTGAAGCTGAGAAATCAAAGGTGAGATATACACTTGTAGATGCCTTGGATCTTCAGGGAAATATCGCCTTGGTAGTGGTGACTAAGGAGCCTTTTGACAGTAATGACAGACAGATAGTATTAGAAGATATAGGAGAAAAATTTGAGAAAGCAGGACTTTCAAGGGAGTATATCAGATTTTTCGGACAAAAAATCTGTGATAAGCACTACAATCTTATTGCAGAAAAACTCCCACAATACAAGGATAGATTCCAAAGACTAACCTTTATCGACAGATTGTTTGGTAAAGATTGTCCAATATGCAAACTAGAAAAGGAGAAAAACAGATAA